The window TTATACACCGTTCCGTCTATTCGCGTTTTTCTGAATATACCCGATTTCGCATTGGCGTCAATTACTCAAATAGAGCCTGGACAAAGGTTTCGGGGTCAAAGTCATCCAGGTCCTCAATGTCTTCTCCCAGGCCAACATAGCGCACGGGGAGGTCGAGTTCATCGGCGATGGCGATGATTACGCCTCCTTTGGCGGTGCCGTCGAGTTTTGCCAGGACAAGGCCCGTGAGTTCAACGGTGCTGTGAAATTGTTTTGCCTGTATGACGGCGTTTTGTCCGGTGGTTGCATCGAGTACGAGCAGGGTTTCGTGGGGGGCACCGGGCATGGCTTTGGCGACGACGCGGCGGATTTTTTTGACTTCTTCCATGAGGTTGATTTTGGTGTGCAGGCGGCCTGCTGTGTCGATGAGTACGACGTCGATGTCGCGTGCTCTGGCTGCCTGAATGGCGTCGAATGCCACGGACGCTGCGTCTGCGCCCGGTTGGTGTTGCACGATGTCAGATCCCGTGCGGTTGGCCCAGATGCCGAGTTGGTCAATGGCTGCTGCCCGGAATGTGTCTCCCGCGGCAAAGAGTACTTTTTTGCCTTCGCGGCTGAGTTTGTGAGCCATTTTGCCAATGGTGGTGGTTTTGCCCACGCCGTTGACACCTACGACGAGGATAATGTGGGGTTTGGTTGTGATTGCGATAGATGGCGCA is drawn from Gemmatimonadota bacterium and contains these coding sequences:
- the ftsY gene encoding signal recognition particle-docking protein FtsY translates to MLNKLIDKLKKGLTKTREGMVQKIREVIRRHPKIDEETLEEIEEILIEADVGVEPTLRIIDQLRERFETGEPVENPETAVQEFLEEEIRKILLPSDTAPSIAITTKPHIILVVGVNGVGKTTTIGKMAHKLSREGKKVLFAAGDTFRAAAIDQLGIWANRTGSDIVQHQPGADAASVAFDAIQAARARDIDVVLIDTAGRLHTKINLMEEVKKIRRVVAKAMPGAPHETLLVLDATTGQNAVIQAKQFHSTVELTGLVLAKLDGTAKGGVIIAIADELDLPVRYVGLGEDIEDLDDFDPETFVQALFE